TATAAACTGGTGGCCGGTTCAAGGATTCAACGAATAGGAGCGTCTATTTTCAGACAATCTTCCAGAGGCATTATAAGTAAAACAGTCAATTGGATTATTAGAAAAATTCTTGGAATGGAGTTTCAAGATACTCAATGTGGTGCAAAAGTGATGCGAAGAGAAGTGGTAGAAAACCTTTTCAATGAACCATTTCTTACCCGTTGGATTTTTGATGTAGAGATATTCCTAAGAATGAAAAATTTCTATGGTGCTGATAAGGTGCAAACCATGATTTGCGAACAGCCACTTAAAAGATGGGTACACGAAGATGGCTCTAAACTATCTATGAAAGACTCCATCCAAATTATAGGGCAGCTGCTTCAAATTGCCATCAAATATTAAACACAAGAGAAATGGAAACAATGATCATAAATGGTGATTTCACCACAGAGAAAGCTCTAGAATGGAAGAAGCTACTTAATAAAGCAGCTCAGAGAACATCTGTTCTACACCTTGACCTGAGAGACACCCAAGATGCCGATATAGTAGGTGTAAATGCCATAGCCACTACTTTTAAAATGCTTCAAGACAAAGACGGAAGCATGAGACTAAAAATAAACGAGGATAGCACTATCTATAAATTATTGGGCCAAACCAAGTTTTTAGATATGATAAAGAAGTCTTAAAAACAATTAAGATTTAAACCACATTAA
This sequence is a window from Arcticibacterium luteifluviistationis. Protein-coding genes within it:
- a CDS encoding STAS domain-containing protein; translated protein: METMIINGDFTTEKALEWKKLLNKAAQRTSVLHLDLRDTQDADIVGVNAIATTFKMLQDKDGSMRLKINEDSTIYKLLGQTKFLDMIKKS